A section of the Mycobacterium sp. 3519A genome encodes:
- a CDS encoding PPOX class F420-dependent oxidoreductase, with protein sequence MAFKSHELEFLSQAELGRLATIQPDGTLQNSPVGFVYNDELGTIDIAGYGMSKSQKYRNIAHNNKVAFVVDDITSRDPWRVRCLEIRGTAEQAEIPPPGNGVDTAIIRVTPRRIISFGIDDQVSEPHQLHVDRRDA encoded by the coding sequence ATGGCATTCAAATCCCACGAACTCGAGTTCCTGAGCCAGGCGGAGCTGGGCCGGTTGGCCACCATCCAGCCCGACGGCACGCTGCAGAACAGTCCGGTCGGATTCGTCTACAACGACGAACTGGGCACCATCGACATCGCCGGCTACGGGATGTCGAAGAGCCAGAAGTACCGCAATATCGCCCACAACAACAAGGTGGCGTTCGTCGTCGACGACATCACGTCGCGCGACCCGTGGCGGGTTCGCTGCCTGGAAATCCGCGGCACCGCCGAGCAAGCCGAGATTCCGCCGCCGGGCAATGGCGTGGACACCGCGATCATCCGGGTGACGCCACGGCGGATCATCAGCTTCGGCATCGACGACCAGGTCAGCGAGCCGCATCAGCTGCACGTAGATCGTCGGGACGCCTGA
- a CDS encoding MCE family protein codes for MLVDRHRPPYKAAGAVFLAIAAAVAVFIFLAFRGALTDNIQLTLLSPRAGLVVERGSKVTYNGVQIGRVARIAMDDQKAKLTLDVNRRYVKFIPANVAAEIRATTVFGNKYISLSSPKNPAPQRITPSDVIDASAVTTEFNTLFETVTAIAEQVDPIKLNQTLAAAADALTGLGDRFGESLENGNQILGELNPQMPQVAADNRGLADLADIYADASPDLFSGLGHAVRTAQTFNEYHADIDEVLMAAVGFANDAADSFERGGPYLVRGAADLVPTTQLLDNYQGMIFCTIRKFSVVQKQVSKALGGNGYSLASSSGTVGGGGNPYVYPDNLPRTNARGGPEGRPGCWQDISRDLWPAPYLVMDTGASIAPYNHFELGQPILIDYVWGRQVGENTINP; via the coding sequence GTGCTCGTCGACCGCCACCGACCGCCCTATAAAGCGGCGGGCGCGGTCTTCCTGGCGATCGCGGCGGCCGTTGCGGTTTTCATCTTTCTCGCGTTTCGCGGCGCGCTGACCGACAACATCCAATTGACCCTGCTGTCACCGCGGGCCGGCCTCGTCGTCGAACGGGGATCGAAGGTGACCTACAACGGCGTGCAGATCGGCCGGGTGGCGCGGATCGCGATGGACGACCAGAAGGCGAAGCTCACGCTCGACGTCAACCGCCGCTATGTGAAGTTCATCCCGGCCAACGTCGCCGCCGAGATCAGGGCCACCACGGTGTTCGGCAACAAGTACATCTCCCTGAGCTCCCCGAAAAACCCGGCGCCGCAACGGATTACCCCCAGCGACGTGATCGACGCCTCGGCTGTCACGACGGAGTTCAACACGCTGTTCGAGACGGTCACCGCGATCGCCGAGCAGGTGGACCCCATCAAGCTGAATCAGACGCTGGCCGCCGCCGCCGATGCGCTGACCGGCCTTGGCGATCGGTTCGGCGAATCGCTGGAGAATGGCAATCAGATCCTCGGCGAACTGAATCCGCAGATGCCGCAGGTCGCCGCCGACAACCGCGGGCTGGCAGACCTGGCAGACATCTACGCCGACGCGTCGCCCGATCTCTTCAGCGGCCTCGGGCATGCAGTGCGGACCGCGCAGACCTTCAACGAGTACCACGCCGACATCGACGAGGTGTTGATGGCCGCAGTCGGGTTCGCCAACGATGCCGCCGACAGCTTCGAACGTGGCGGACCGTATCTGGTCCGCGGCGCCGCCGACCTGGTCCCGACGACGCAACTTCTCGACAATTACCAGGGCATGATCTTCTGCACGATTCGCAAGTTCTCGGTCGTGCAGAAACAGGTCTCCAAGGCGCTCGGCGGCAACGGCTATTCGCTGGCGTCGTCGTCGGGCACGGTCGGCGGCGGCGGCAACCCGTACGTCTATCCCGACAACCTGCCCCGCACCAACGCCAGGGGCGGGCCGGAAGGCAGGCCGGGCTGCTGGCAGGACATTTCGCGGGACCTGTGGCCCGCCCCGTATCTGGTGATGGACACCGGCGCTTCGATCGCGCCGTACAACCATTTCGAACTCGGCCAACCGATACTGATCGACTACGTGTGGGGCCGACAAGTCGGCGAGAACACGATCAACCCGTGA
- a CDS encoding sterol carrier family protein → MAARRSADPAKTRAAVSAVLAWLKDAGRPEPGRTELGEAVRLTARTLAAVAPGASVEVRVPPFVAVQCISGPAHRRGNPPNVVEADPRTWLLLATGLLDVEGATATGGLQLSGSRASEIAHWLPLVAVDGNV, encoded by the coding sequence ATGGCCGCCCGCCGCAGTGCCGATCCGGCGAAGACCCGCGCCGCCGTTTCCGCAGTTCTCGCGTGGTTGAAGGACGCAGGCAGGCCCGAACCCGGCCGCACCGAACTTGGCGAGGCGGTTCGGTTGACCGCCCGCACCCTTGCAGCCGTCGCGCCCGGCGCCAGCGTCGAGGTCCGGGTGCCTCCTTTTGTTGCGGTGCAATGTATTTCCGGGCCTGCGCACCGCCGCGGGAACCCGCCGAACGTCGTCGAGGCGGATCCGCGCACGTGGCTGCTGCTGGCCACGGGCCTGCTCGACGTGGAAGGCGCCACCGCGACGGGCGGCCTGCAGTTGTCCGGATCGCGGGCAAGTGAGATAGCCCACTGGTTGCCGCTGGTTGCCGTCGACGGAAATGTCTGA
- the purF gene encoding amidophosphoribosyltransferase: protein MTGPQTDPEPREECGVFGVWAPGEEVAKLTYYGLYALQHRGQEAAGIAVADGSQVLVFKDLGLVSQVFDEQTLAAMEGHVAIGHCRYSTTGSTTWENAQPVFRNTAAGTGVALGHNGNLVNATELAARAREAGLLGTRGAPAATTDSDILGALLAHGAADSTLEQAALELLPTVRGAFCLTFMDENTLYAARDPYGVRPLSLGRLDRGWVVASETAALDIVGASFVRDIEPGELLAIDADGVRSTRFANPEPKGCVFEYVYLARPDSTLAGRSVHKTRVDIGRALAREHPIDADLVIGVPESGTPAAVGYAQESGIPYGQGLMKNAYVGRTFIQPSQTIRQLGIRLKLNPLKEVIRGKRLIVVDDSIVRGNTQRALVRMLREAGAIEVHVRIASPPVKWPCFYGIDFATPAELIANAKSMEANEADMTEAVRHAIGADTLGYISQAGMIAATEQPTSRLCSACFDGNYPIELPGETALGKNVIEQMLTTAARTGIPLQADNDNASALRRP, encoded by the coding sequence GTGACCGGCCCGCAGACCGATCCAGAACCCCGCGAAGAGTGTGGCGTATTCGGCGTCTGGGCGCCGGGCGAAGAAGTCGCCAAACTCACCTACTACGGCTTGTACGCGCTTCAGCACCGCGGCCAGGAAGCCGCAGGCATCGCCGTCGCCGACGGTTCGCAGGTGCTGGTGTTCAAGGATCTCGGCCTGGTCAGCCAGGTCTTCGACGAACAGACGCTGGCCGCGATGGAAGGCCACGTCGCCATCGGGCACTGCCGCTACTCCACCACCGGCTCCACCACCTGGGAGAACGCCCAGCCGGTGTTCCGCAACACCGCTGCAGGCACCGGCGTCGCGCTCGGCCACAACGGCAACCTGGTCAACGCCACCGAGTTGGCCGCCCGTGCCCGCGAAGCCGGTCTGCTCGGCACCCGCGGCGCTCCCGCCGCGACCACAGACTCCGACATTCTGGGCGCGCTGCTGGCCCACGGCGCCGCTGACTCCACGCTCGAGCAGGCGGCGCTGGAACTGCTGCCGACCGTGCGCGGCGCGTTCTGCCTGACGTTCATGGACGAGAACACCCTCTACGCGGCGCGCGATCCGTACGGGGTACGTCCGCTGTCGCTGGGCCGGTTGGACCGCGGCTGGGTGGTCGCCTCCGAAACCGCCGCACTCGACATCGTCGGTGCGTCCTTCGTGCGCGACATCGAGCCGGGCGAACTGCTGGCCATCGACGCCGACGGGGTGCGCTCCACCCGCTTCGCCAACCCTGAGCCCAAGGGCTGCGTGTTCGAATACGTGTATCTGGCCCGGCCGGACAGCACGCTTGCGGGGCGATCGGTGCACAAGACCCGCGTCGACATCGGCAGGGCGCTGGCGCGCGAGCATCCCATCGACGCCGACCTGGTGATCGGTGTGCCCGAGTCCGGCACACCGGCGGCGGTCGGTTATGCGCAGGAGTCGGGCATCCCCTACGGCCAGGGCCTGATGAAAAACGCTTATGTGGGGCGGACTTTCATCCAGCCGTCGCAGACCATCCGGCAGTTGGGCATCCGTCTCAAGCTCAACCCGCTGAAGGAAGTGATCCGCGGTAAGCGGCTGATCGTCGTCGACGATTCGATCGTGCGCGGCAACACCCAGCGCGCGCTGGTCCGGATGTTGCGCGAGGCGGGTGCCATCGAGGTGCATGTGCGGATCGCCTCGCCGCCGGTGAAGTGGCCGTGCTTCTACGGCATCGACTTCGCCACGCCGGCCGAGTTGATCGCCAACGCCAAGAGCATGGAGGCGAACGAGGCCGACATGACCGAGGCGGTGCGGCACGCCATCGGCGCCGACACCCTGGGCTACATCTCACAGGCGGGCATGATCGCGGCCACCGAGCAGCCGACATCGAGGCTGTGCTCGGCCTGCTTCGACGGCAACTACCCGATCGAACTGCCCGGCGAAACGGCGTTGGGCAAGAACGTGATCGAGCAGATGCTGACAACCGCGGCGCGCACCGGCATCCCGTTGCAGGCCGACAACGACAACGCGTCGGCGCTGCGCAGGCCCTAG
- a CDS encoding NAD(P)H-binding protein, protein MSDIRCLVTGATGYIGGRLTPRLLDKGHCVRAMARNPDKLAGAEWRERVDVVRGDLAEPDSLTAAFDGTDVVYYLVHSMGTAKDFVAEEARAARNVAAAARQAGVRRLVYLGGLHPEGAELSPHLRSRAAVGDVLVDSGVETVVLQAGIVVGSGSASFEMIRHLTNRLPAMTAPKWVHNKIQPIAIDDVLHYLTEAATAPVGSSRAWDVGGPDVMEYGDALQIYAEVAGLRRRLIVALPFLTPTIASLWIGLVTPMPPGLARPLIESLECDAVMRNSDIDDVIAPPPTGLTGYRDAVARALQHGPLPSDPSWAGPR, encoded by the coding sequence GTGAGTGACATCCGCTGCCTGGTGACGGGCGCGACCGGCTACATCGGTGGCCGGTTGACGCCGCGACTGCTCGACAAGGGCCATTGCGTGCGCGCCATGGCCCGCAACCCCGACAAGCTCGCCGGCGCCGAATGGCGGGAACGCGTCGACGTCGTCCGCGGGGATCTCGCCGAACCGGACTCGCTGACCGCGGCGTTCGACGGAACCGACGTCGTCTACTACCTGGTGCACTCGATGGGCACCGCCAAGGATTTCGTCGCCGAGGAGGCGCGCGCTGCACGCAACGTGGCGGCCGCCGCCAGGCAGGCGGGCGTGCGCCGGTTGGTGTACCTGGGCGGCCTGCATCCCGAGGGCGCCGAGCTGTCGCCGCATCTGCGGTCGCGCGCCGCGGTCGGCGATGTCCTGGTGGACTCCGGCGTGGAAACCGTTGTGCTGCAAGCAGGAATAGTGGTCGGTTCGGGTTCGGCGTCGTTCGAGATGATCCGGCACCTGACCAACCGGCTGCCCGCGATGACGGCGCCGAAGTGGGTACACAACAAGATCCAGCCGATCGCGATCGACGACGTGCTGCACTACCTGACCGAAGCGGCGACGGCGCCGGTCGGATCGTCGCGGGCGTGGGACGTCGGCGGACCGGACGTGATGGAGTACGGCGACGCGCTCCAGATCTATGCCGAGGTGGCCGGGCTGCGCAGGCGGTTGATCGTGGCGCTGCCGTTTCTGACCCCGACGATCGCGAGCCTGTGGATCGGGCTTGTCACACCGATGCCGCCCGGCCTGGCGCGTCCGCTGATCGAATCGCTGGAATGCGATGCGGTGATGCGTAATTCAGACATCGACGACGTCATCGCGCCACCCCCGACCGGCCTGACCGGCTACCGCGACGCGGTCGCACGCGCGTTGCAGCACGGTCCGCTGCCGAGTGATCCGAGTTGGGCTGGCCCGCGCTAG
- a CDS encoding cupin domain-containing protein, with translation MKTVRWFALLGTAITPAATAVAATASATAPVMTDAVTISQATVDGIDYITREITIQPGGSTGWHYHDGRVFGVVREGTLTRTMGDCSVIASPQGSAVTEESGPNAAHNGRNLGPGPVKLWVDYIQPAGTPLAVEVPDPGCG, from the coding sequence ATGAAAACAGTTCGCTGGTTTGCGCTCCTCGGCACGGCGATCACGCCTGCCGCCACGGCCGTGGCGGCGACGGCGTCCGCCACGGCCCCGGTCATGACCGACGCGGTGACCATCTCGCAGGCCACGGTCGACGGCATCGACTACATCACCCGGGAGATCACCATCCAACCCGGCGGCAGCACCGGCTGGCACTACCACGACGGCCGGGTGTTCGGCGTCGTCCGCGAGGGCACGCTGACCCGCACCATGGGCGACTGTTCTGTCATCGCGTCTCCGCAAGGCTCGGCGGTCACCGAGGAAAGCGGACCCAACGCGGCGCACAACGGCCGCAACCTCGGTCCCGGTCCGGTGAAACTCTGGGTTGATTACATCCAACCCGCGGGTACTCCGCTGGCTGTGGAAGTGCCCGATCCCGGCTGCGGATAG
- the purM gene encoding phosphoribosylformylglycinamidine cyclo-ligase — protein sequence MTDQAEQHGISYASAGVDIEAGDRAVELFKPLAKKATRPEVRGGLGGFAGLFALRGGYREPLLASSTDGVGTKLAVAQAMDKHDTVGIDLVAMVVDDLVVCGAEPLFLQDYIAVGRTVPERVSELVSGIANGCVMAGCALLGGETAEHPGLMAPDHYDISATGVGVVEADDVLGPERVKPGDVIIAMASTGLHSNGYSLARKVLLDIDRMNLAGHVEEFGRTLGEELLEPTRIYAKDCLALAAETQVRTFCHVTGGGLAGNLERVIPPGLIAEIDRGTWTPAPVFGMIAQRGRVERVEMEKTFNMGVGMVAVVAPEDTDRALAVLTARHLDCWTLGTVKKGSKDSPRASLVGQHPRF from the coding sequence ATGACGGATCAAGCCGAACAACACGGCATCTCCTACGCATCGGCTGGTGTGGACATCGAAGCCGGTGACCGCGCCGTCGAACTGTTCAAACCGCTGGCCAAGAAGGCCACCAGGCCTGAAGTTCGAGGCGGACTCGGTGGCTTCGCCGGGTTGTTCGCGTTACGCGGCGGCTACCGCGAGCCGCTGCTGGCGTCGTCGACCGACGGTGTCGGCACCAAGCTGGCTGTCGCGCAGGCCATGGACAAGCACGACACGGTCGGTATCGACCTGGTCGCGATGGTTGTCGACGACCTGGTGGTGTGTGGGGCCGAACCGTTGTTCCTGCAGGACTACATCGCCGTCGGCCGGACCGTCCCCGAGCGGGTCAGCGAATTGGTGTCAGGCATCGCCAACGGCTGCGTGATGGCGGGCTGCGCGCTGCTCGGCGGTGAGACCGCCGAGCATCCGGGGCTGATGGCGCCCGACCACTACGACATTTCGGCCACCGGCGTCGGCGTGGTGGAAGCCGACGACGTGCTCGGGCCCGAGCGGGTCAAACCGGGCGATGTGATCATCGCGATGGCGTCGACCGGGCTGCATTCCAACGGGTACTCGCTGGCGCGCAAGGTGCTGCTCGACATCGACCGGATGAATTTGGCCGGGCATGTCGAGGAGTTCGGCCGCACACTCGGCGAAGAACTGCTGGAGCCCACCCGCATCTACGCCAAGGACTGCCTGGCGCTGGCCGCTGAGACTCAGGTGCGCACCTTCTGCCACGTCACCGGCGGCGGGCTGGCCGGAAATCTGGAGCGGGTCATCCCGCCCGGACTGATCGCCGAGATCGACCGCGGCACGTGGACGCCTGCGCCGGTCTTCGGGATGATCGCGCAGCGTGGCCGCGTCGAGCGGGTGGAGATGGAGAAGACGTTCAACATGGGCGTCGGCATGGTGGCCGTCGTCGCGCCGGAGGACACCGACCGCGCACTGGCCGTACTGACCGCCAGGCATTTGGACTGCTGGACCTTGGGCACCGTCAAGAAGGGCAGCAAGGACAGTCCCCGTGCCAGCCTGGTGGGCCAGCACCCGCGCTTCTAG
- a CDS encoding DUF3073 domain-containing protein, with the protein MGRGRAKAKQTKVARELKYSSPQTDFERLQRELAGSDNPGDLNGADTETDDWAAEDDWRR; encoded by the coding sequence ATGGGCCGCGGCCGGGCTAAGGCAAAGCAGACCAAGGTTGCTCGTGAGCTTAAATACAGCTCACCGCAGACGGATTTCGAACGGCTACAGCGCGAGCTGGCGGGTTCCGACAATCCCGGCGATCTCAACGGCGCCGACACCGAAACCGACGATTGGGCCGCCGAGGACGACTGGCGGCGGTAA
- a CDS encoding folate-binding protein YgfZ → MSAVPAPETGPDAGAVWHYGDPLGEQRAAAEAAVVVDRSHRAVLTLTGADRKTWLHSISSQHVSELPDGAVTQNLSLDGQGRVEDHWVQTELDGVTYLDTEPWRGDPLLAYLRKMVFWSDVAVAPADLAVLSLLGPGLADQQVLDALGVTALPAEGTAVSLPDGGFLRRMPGDRQELDLVVPREQAGQRRQRLIDAGVRAAGVWTYEAHRVTALRPRLGVDTDERTIPHEVGWIGTAVHLDKGCYRGQETVARVHNLGKPPRMLVLVHLDGSAERPATGDPLLAGGRPVGRVGTVVDHIDEGAVALALVKRGLPADTPLTTGGEAAVAAVIDPDSVPPTDAVGAGRLAVEQLRGRAR, encoded by the coding sequence ATGTCCGCAGTTCCCGCCCCTGAGACCGGACCCGATGCGGGGGCCGTGTGGCACTACGGCGATCCGCTCGGCGAACAGCGCGCGGCCGCCGAGGCCGCCGTCGTCGTCGACCGCTCGCACCGTGCGGTCCTCACGCTCACCGGCGCCGACCGCAAGACCTGGCTGCACAGCATCTCGTCTCAGCACGTCAGCGAGCTACCCGACGGCGCCGTCACCCAGAATCTGAGCCTCGACGGGCAGGGCCGTGTCGAAGATCACTGGGTGCAGACCGAGCTCGACGGCGTCACATATCTGGACACCGAACCGTGGCGCGGCGACCCGCTGCTGGCCTACCTCCGCAAAATGGTGTTCTGGTCCGACGTCGCCGTGGCACCCGCCGACTTGGCGGTGTTGTCACTGCTCGGCCCCGGGCTGGCCGACCAGCAGGTGCTCGACGCGCTCGGAGTGACCGCGCTACCTGCCGAGGGCACGGCGGTGTCGCTACCCGACGGCGGATTCCTGCGCAGAATGCCGGGTGACCGCCAGGAACTCGACCTCGTGGTGCCCCGTGAGCAGGCCGGTCAGCGACGGCAGCGACTCATCGACGCGGGGGTGCGCGCCGCAGGCGTGTGGACCTATGAAGCGCATCGCGTCACGGCCCTGCGGCCCCGCCTCGGCGTCGACACCGACGAGCGGACCATCCCGCACGAGGTCGGCTGGATCGGCACCGCGGTGCACCTGGACAAGGGCTGCTACCGAGGCCAGGAAACCGTCGCCCGGGTCCATAACCTGGGTAAACCGCCGCGGATGCTGGTGCTCGTGCATCTCGACGGGTCCGCTGAGCGGCCCGCGACCGGCGACCCGCTGCTGGCCGGCGGCCGGCCCGTCGGCCGGGTGGGCACCGTGGTCGACCACATCGACGAAGGTGCCGTCGCCCTGGCTCTGGTCAAGCGCGGACTGCCGGCCGACACCCCGTTGACCACCGGCGGCGAGGCGGCCGTCGCGGCCGTCATCGACCCCGATTCGGTACCGCCCACCGACGCGGTGGGCGCCGGGCGGCTCGCCGTGGAACAGCTACGCGGCCGAGCGCGTTGA
- a CDS encoding aminodeoxychorismate lyase: MASAPGVVVTLDGELHDPAAPLLFADDLAAVRGDGVFETLLVRDGRPCLLEAHLARLTQSARMTDLPEPELAQWRAAVAVGVERWIADGGDEGVLRLVYSRGRESGSPCTAYATIGQLPARVADARRKGVAAVTLARGLPSDCATEMPWLLAGAKTLSYAVNMAALRHAERQGAGDVIFVSAEGNVLEGPRSTVVIATELDGTPALLTPPPWYPILRGTTQQALFEVARNKGFDCDYRTLTPADLFAAQGVWLVSSITLAARVHTLDGKLLPPAPMAADLAELVDAAIVSDR; encoded by the coding sequence ATGGCCAGCGCACCCGGAGTGGTCGTCACCCTCGACGGCGAACTGCACGACCCCGCGGCACCCCTGCTCTTCGCGGACGACCTGGCCGCCGTCCGCGGTGACGGTGTCTTCGAGACGCTGTTGGTGCGCGACGGCAGGCCATGCCTGCTGGAGGCGCACCTCGCCCGGTTGACGCAGTCGGCGCGGATGACCGATCTGCCTGAACCCGAGTTGGCGCAGTGGCGGGCCGCGGTGGCGGTCGGTGTCGAGCGGTGGATCGCCGACGGCGGCGACGAAGGCGTGCTGCGGTTGGTGTACAGCCGGGGCAGGGAAAGCGGATCGCCATGCACCGCATACGCGACGATCGGCCAGCTTCCCGCGCGGGTCGCCGACGCCCGCCGCAAGGGAGTGGCCGCGGTGACGCTGGCGCGCGGCCTGCCGTCGGACTGCGCGACCGAGATGCCGTGGTTGCTGGCGGGCGCGAAGACCTTGTCGTACGCGGTGAACATGGCCGCGCTGCGGCACGCCGAGCGCCAAGGCGCGGGGGATGTGATCTTCGTCAGCGCCGAGGGCAATGTGCTGGAGGGGCCGCGCTCGACGGTGGTGATCGCGACGGAACTCGACGGCACACCAGCGTTGCTGACACCGCCGCCGTGGTATCCGATCCTGCGCGGTACCACGCAGCAGGCGTTGTTCGAGGTAGCCCGTAACAAGGGCTTCGACTGCGACTACCGCACCTTGACCCCGGCGGATCTCTTTGCGGCGCAGGGTGTTTGGTTGGTGTCGAGCATCACGCTCGCTGCCAGGGTGCACACCCTCGACGGCAAGCTGCTGCCGCCTGCGCCGATGGCGGCCGATCTGGCTGAATTGGTCGACGCGGCAATCGTGTCCGATCGCTGA
- a CDS encoding adenylate/guanylate cyclase domain-containing protein produces the protein MGDTSADVPLTRYQRMALRRLVKHAGLRPGQPLTSDDWQAYFEFSTVRSTRAVHRVMRALPSSPRCGMCGAPFAGIGSRFVRPLGFRPSRKNPNLCATCVELAPPGGITTEVGVMFADLRGFTARSESITPQEATALLRRLYSVAEDVLFPEALIDKLIGDEVMALYLPIFVAGSSFKPQDADRRTVAKVMLEHARLLLAGLGYGSREGPALDLGVGLDYGEAFVGNIGGRGAISDFTAIGDVVNTAARLQACAGSGEVVVAQRLADFLDEPVGPLEHLAVKGKHEPVAAQRARWFQTPTQP, from the coding sequence GTGGGGGACACGTCTGCGGACGTCCCGCTGACGCGGTACCAACGGATGGCGTTGCGTCGGCTGGTGAAACACGCCGGGCTGCGGCCGGGCCAGCCTTTGACCTCGGACGATTGGCAGGCCTACTTCGAGTTCTCCACCGTCAGAAGCACGCGGGCGGTACATCGGGTGATGCGCGCATTGCCGTCGAGCCCGCGATGTGGCATGTGCGGGGCGCCGTTCGCCGGCATCGGCAGCCGGTTCGTTCGGCCGCTGGGGTTCCGCCCGTCGCGCAAGAATCCGAACCTGTGCGCGACGTGCGTCGAGCTGGCACCGCCGGGCGGTATCACCACAGAGGTGGGTGTCATGTTCGCCGACCTGCGCGGGTTTACCGCGCGTTCGGAATCCATCACGCCGCAGGAGGCGACCGCGCTGTTGCGACGCCTGTATTCCGTCGCCGAGGACGTGCTGTTCCCTGAAGCGCTGATCGACAAGTTGATCGGCGACGAGGTGATGGCGCTGTATCTGCCGATCTTCGTCGCAGGAAGCTCCTTCAAGCCGCAGGACGCAGACCGGCGAACGGTGGCGAAGGTCATGCTCGAGCACGCCCGCCTGCTGCTCGCCGGTCTCGGCTACGGAAGTCGGGAGGGCCCGGCCCTCGACCTCGGAGTCGGCCTCGACTACGGCGAGGCGTTCGTCGGAAACATCGGCGGACGCGGCGCCATCAGTGACTTCACGGCGATTGGCGACGTGGTGAACACCGCGGCCCGATTGCAGGCGTGCGCAGGCAGCGGGGAAGTGGTGGTGGCCCAACGCCTCGCGGACTTCCTCGATGAACCCGTCGGACCGCTCGAACATCTTGCCGTGAAAGGCAAGCACGAACCGGTCGCCGCGCAACGCGCGCGCTGGTTCCAAACCCCGACGCAGCCCTAA